gtgtgtgtgtgtgtgtgtgtgtgtgtgtgcgttgtcaGTAGATGATAATGCTCGGGACAAATGAGAGGGATGAGAGCTACTCTGTTGCCAAGGCGACGGACAGGGCCGTAAACACGCTACCCCTGACTCATCTCTCACAATAGAGCatctctctcacaaacacacacacacacacacacacacacacacacacacacttgttcatCCAATAGAGTCCAATCCGAGGAAGACAAGAGGATCCGGAGATGAGAGCCACTCCAAGCCGCTTAGCTATGCATCTGAATAGGCCTGTGGAATAATTAAGACCCTCTGTCACGTACAcggccatttaaaaaacaaaacctgtcaACACAACGTGACAAACACAGGCAACAtgtaattgaaatgaaaatcaaCACGTAGTTTGGTTGCATTTATTTCTGCGTGACAATTTAAAGTGGGATATTTCTTAATTTTGTACAcaagaggacaaaaaaacagcaatttttttttttcaattgttgATGCAGATCAATGATTAATCGCTTTTCCCCACACGGCTCAAAACATGGCAATGGCTacgctaacagtgctaacagccCAAATGGTGCAAACAAAGGCAACAGTGCAGACAGAGCCAACAACGCTTCCCTGGGGGAGAACCGGACACTTTGGCAATGGCTGATTATTGAAATAGCATCGTTAAAGAAACAACTAAATCACacactatatatttattttatttgaacagtgtgttcatgaatatttttcatttaacagGGGTATCATGACCCGCCGGCTGAACAGTTCCACCCGCTCCCACACTGAGGACTCCATCTTTCTGAGGCCTGACGAGGACCCCGTCTGGCTAGATGAGCCCACTAAGACTGATAAAATAGCCGACGGAGAGCCTGAAAAAGATGACCAAAAGAGCCTAGATGGACCCGCGGGGGGCCAAAGCCCTCCGGCAGATGATGTGTTCATGCAAAAGGTGTATTCCATCGTGCTCGAAATCAACTGCTGGTTCGCACTGTTCGTCGTCTCCCAAGTCACGGTATGTGACGTGAATAACACTGTATGATTACAATTAAATGTGATAGCCCTCCTGCACACACGTTGGTTTGCAACTCGGCATGTATTGTCGACCACTAAAATCCACAAATCTAAGCCAAAATGAAATGTCAGAGCTAGAATGGGACGCAAAATGAATAATAAGTGCTGTAAAAGCAGCAATGATTATGACACTAGTTCAGCATGGGGTCAATTTTACATTATTATGCCTgcgtctccttctcttctcggTTCTTTTGCATCTGAGAGAATCCCCAGTGCTGCCTGATCACCAGTGCATGGATGACAGGTGAGTTCACAGTGACAGtctgtcttcctctctcctcccagggGTACGCTGTGTTTTTTCTGGCTGAAGGAAATGGACCTCTCTCTTCGCTCTTCAAAGCCCTGCAGATCATTGACTTCTACCTCGGCCTCATCTTACAATGCTGCCCAATTTTTGGAACGGAGGTAAGTGAATGGAGCTGTGTTTTTTGGACGGagggttaaaaaaagaagcccatGGAGATTGCCGACTCTAGTGTGGTTGCATCTAACTGCCTCTCCCCttgtcttttcctctctgcACCGATCAGACCACGATGTTGATGAGGGAGGTCGTGAACAACAAAGAGCACAAATGGATTCTCAATGGAACTGCAGTCATTGGTTTTGGCATCTGTGCTACAATGGTAAGAAAACTGGGGAttgttttacagtatttttattACACAGTATTTTCTACATTATTtgatttcttgtttcttgttcttttgagtttgcatccttatggttgaaatgcacttatcgtaagtcgctttggataaaagcgtcagctaaatgacatgtaatgtaaatgtgacAAATATGGTGGATGTTGAATTATTGTCACTCAAAGAACCCTGAcgactttgtaaaaaaaatacacttgatGGATTATTTACTTCTTTATTTTGCAGGTTTCTTGCTCGCTTGATGTGTCTTGGCTCACACACAATCGCTGCTTTCTTCCACTTGTACTCTGTCCAGGTTTACAACGCGGTGAGTAAGTGGCGCAGCGGCACTGGCTTGTGGTGGACGGGGGCCGCGAGGCGGGACGCTGGGGATCGGCGTCAGTCCGTTAGCCGACAGCCCTCCTTCACCCTGTCAGAGTGGACGGACGCTCAGGAGGACCTGCTGGACATCGACCCCGTGCCTCAGACGCCGGTGTTTGAAATAGGCAATGACATCAAGACGGAGGGAGACGCCGCCACGCTCACTGTCACACCGGTGGGGCTTCAGGAGAGGTCAGTGGTGGGCTGCGAAACAAGACAAGCTATTGTGGCAAGTTATTTTTGGATACGGGGGATAGAGGCAGCTAAATGCATTGGTATGACTCAACATGTATCACACAGGAGGGGCTCCAACGTTTCCCTGACATTGGACATGTGCACACCGGGCTGCACTGAGCCCTACGGCTACGGAGGCCAGCTCTCCCCGAGAGACCAGACGGCCAAGGAGTACCTCCGACAGGGAACCAACAGCCTGACCCCCGCCATGCTACACACACGGGCCGTGGACGACCAAAGCCTGCA
The DNA window shown above is from Gasterosteus aculeatus chromosome X, fGasAcu3.hap1.1, whole genome shotgun sequence and carries:
- the LOC120809403 gene encoding tyrosine-protein phosphatase non-receptor type 5, translated to MTRRLNSSTRSHTEDSIFLRPDEDPVWLDEPTKTDKIADGEPEKDDQKSLDGPAGGQSPPADDVFMQKVYSIVLEINCWFALFVVSQVTGYAVFFLAEGNGPLSSLFKALQIIDFYLGLILQCCPIFGTETTMLMREVVNNKEHKWILNGTAVIGFGICATMVYNAVSKWRSGTGLWWTGAARRDAGDRRQSVSRQPSFTLSEWTDAQEDLLDIDPVPQTPVFEIGNDIKTEGDAATLTVTPVGLQERRGSNVSLTLDMCTPGCTEPYGYGGQLSPRDQTAKEYLRQGTNSLTPAMLHTRAVDDQSLQAEFYETPMNFVDPKEYNYPGLVRKNRYKTILPNIHSRVILKSLDEDDFLTTYINANYLKGYGDEQCAYIATQGPTVNTVGDFWRMVWQERSPIVVMITNLEEKNEKCAEYWPEDTVTHEGIEITVNSVTQEDDYSLRVFTLKSGGEERSLQQYWYTSWPDQKTPDKAPPLLELVQEVERAREEAPPSSGPVIVHCSAGIGRTGCFIATSILCKQLRTEGVVDILRTTCQLRLDRGGMIQTCEQYQFVHHVLSLYEKQLPHAAEE